Genomic segment of Falsibacillus pallidus:
AAGAAAGATTTTGCAAAAGCAATTCATAAAAGTACTTTCGTCCGTTTTCGTTAATAGAGTAGACCTTTCGAGTGGGTCTATTCCCTTCTTGCTCTAACTGAATATCTATATAACCCTTATTATTCAGCTTATCCAAAGTGGCATAAGCAGTGGGTTTCTTCATATCGGTAACCGTGCTTAAATTTCTTTCAATAAATTCATTAATCTGATAGCCGTGCTGGCTTTGTCCCATTAAAAGACCAAGCAGAATCAGTGAGCGATGTTCCACTGAAATCCTCCTTCCCATCCTACAATT
This window contains:
- a CDS encoding PadR family transcriptional regulator gives rise to the protein MEHRSLILLGLLMGQSQHGYQINEFIERNLSTVTDMKKPTAYATLDKLNNKGYIDIQLEQEGNRPTRKVYSINENGRKYFYELLLQNLSSAESVNYQGDIGLMFIDFLPMDQAIPALQERLKKNKKLIDRFSQTPSHGIRTGVNLAVEHKITMLEAEVTFLEKTIKLLQSE